TTTATTTTTCTCAATCGTACTTGTTTTAATGGTTTGTATCGAGTGAATAGAAAAAATGAATATAATGTTCCGATGGGAGGTTATAAAAAACCAACTATTTGCGACAAAGAAAATATTTTAGCAGTTAGCGACGCATTGCAAAAAGTAGAAATTTTGTGTGGCGATTTTGAGCAAACGCTTGATTTTGCAGAGCAAAATACGCTTTTCTATTTTGATCCACCATACAAACCATTAAGCGAAACATCGAGTTTCAACTCTTATGCAAAAGATGAATTTAACGACAGCGAACAAATCAGATTAAGAGATTTCTGCAACAAACTTGATATTTTAAATCATATATGGATTTTAAGTAATTCTGATGTGAAAGGAAAAGATGAAAATGATAATTTCTTTGACAATTTATATTCTGATTTCAACATTCAAAGAGTTGATGCAAGAAGAAGTATAAATGCAAATCCAGAAAAAAGAGGAAAACTAACAGAGTTATTAATTACAAATCAAGTAAACAACGAAGAATATGTCAGAGCAATTTAAAATCTTTTTATCGCAACTTTCAGAAACTAACGCAACGCTTGATTATTTCGCAGATTTTAAGAAAATAAGGAACAATGTAAACAAAATTGCAATCAAACTTAACCAATTGAATTATTTAATTGGCAAAGAAAATTTGAAAGAAG
This Riemerella anatipestifer DNA region includes the following protein-coding sequences:
- a CDS encoding DNA adenine methylase; the encoded protein is MTKYKIAKPFLKWAGGKTQLISDIERTLPTNITQKNFTYIEPFVGSGAVLFWVLNNFANLKKAVINDINEDLINTYKTIADRPKELISILQIMQNEFHTLEGNEEKKKLYYYQKRELYNSRKEEQSGQAALFIFLNRTCFNGLYRVNRKNEYNVPMGGYKKPTICDKENILAVSDALQKVEILCGDFEQTLDFAEQNTLFYFDPPYKPLSETSSFNSYAKDEFNDSEQIRLRDFCNKLDILNHIWILSNSDVKGKDENDNFFDNLYSDFNIQRVDARRSINANPEKRGKLTELLITNQVNNEEYVRAI